The genomic interval GTCTAATAATATAGAACAAGGGAAAAATTTCTTGTAATCAGATAAATAAGATGGAGTATAAGCAATTTCAACAACAAGAAAGTAAGCTAAAGCTCTTCCGTTTACAAGCTAATTATGTTTGGAGGTTTACTTGATGAAAAAAGGTAATAATGATATTCGAGATGTGGTTTATATCCATCTAAATGAGAAAGAGCGCTTTGTTCTTTCTTACGGTATAGAGTTTAGAGAATTTTACAGAATATTGGCAGAGACTCTTTCCTCTATTTTATTGTTAAAGCATCAGTATGAAGAGGGAGAATTTCATACACATACACAATTCGAATATGTTCCAAACAATAAATTAGCACAATTAGCAATGGAAGATGTATATGGATATGGGGATTTTGTTTGGGTCGATTTTGATGAGACGGAGACTTTAGATATTTTAGAAGGTCAAACGATAGCAGAGCTTCTTTATTTGGGGCATAAACTGGAGCCGCTAAAAAAGCCGTTTTTTCAACAATTGAATAACCAATATACTTATTTGGCGCATGATGATGGCTGGTTCAACAAAATATATTATAAAAATATGGACGCCTTTTATCGACTATTTGAAGATGTTATTGCTAATAAAGTGACAGACCTTAAATTAGAGAAGGCATTACTTGGTCTAAAAAAGAAGCGGCTATATCCTTCCCTTCCTAATGAAATAGTAATGGAGCTAAAACGCTATATGAGGGAAGGGATGGTTTTATCCATTGAAAAGGCCTATCAAACTCGATTGAAAATAGAAATTCCAATTTGGATATTAGGTGATTTTGATAATATGGATGATATGTACGAAGAATATGAGAAGAATTGCAAACAAAAAAGTGATGCTTTGCTTATTTTTGATAAAAAATTAAGAGAGTGGCAATTAACAAAGGTTTAATTGGTGACGGATATGAGTGAAAAAGTATTTGTAGGTTTCCCAGCAGAGTTAACGAAAATGACTTTTGTGGAGCGGCCGAATCGGTTTATTTTGCATTGTTATCATGAAGAAACAGAGCAAATAGAAAGAGTGCATCTAGCTGATCCAGGAAGACTTATTGAGCTTTTAATAGAAGGGGTAACTATTTATGTTCTCCCAAGTACGAATCCTAATCGGAAAACGAAATGGACGGCTGTTTATGTTGAATTTAATGATCTTCTTGTGTCTATCAATACGACATATCCTAACAAGCTAGTCGAATTAATGCTGAAAACAGCAATCATTGAAGAGCTTGCTCCATATCAATGGGTGAAATCGGAATACACGTATGGTAATTCTAGATGGGATTTTTTATTGGAGGATAAAGAAAAAAATCAACTACTTCTCGAAGTGAAAAGCGTTACATTGGCAAGCAATGGAATAGGGATGTTTCCTGATGCCGTCACAAAAAGAGGCTCAAAGCATGTACAAGAATTAACAGTGATTGCGAAGGAAGGAACATATAAAACAGCTATTTTATTTGTTGTGCAACGAGAAGATGTTGAAATAGTGACAGGTGCAGCTGAAATTGACCCAGTCTTTGCAAAAAACTTAGAGGAAGCAGCTAAAGCAGGGGTGCAATTACTAAGCTATACTTGTGTTTTAACGGAGCATGGAATTGAATTGGGCAATGCAATCCCAGTAGATCCATTTTTAAAAATTCAATAAAAGGACATTTATTTCTGCTTCTTTTGAATGTATAATCAAAAAGGACGAAAAATGAAATAGATAGACGATGGTGAGACTTTTTGTAAAAGGCTGATGAGGAATGTCGAAAGACTTTCTCTTTTTTCAAGAAGACTCTTAAAAGGGAAGTTGGTGAAAATCCAACACGGTCCCGCCACTGTAAATGATTGCACATAGAGAAGTGCCACTGTACTTGCATGTATGGGAAGGCTCTATGCTGCGACAATCATGAGTCAGGAGACCTGCCATTTTCTATACACCTAATAAGCCTACGAGGATAGGGAGGTGTGGAGCGCGCTTTGAAACTACTTTTAAAGTCATCCCGACATCTCTATGGACGATAATAGAGATGTTTTTTATTTTTCACATATTTATTTTAGGAAGGTGAAGGACGATGAAAAAGTTTTATTCCTTATTTTTAGCAATGCTGCTTGTTGTTGGTGTGCTCGCTGGATGTGGAGAGACGAAGACGGAAAACAATAACAAAGAGCAATCGACAGCACAAGAGGCAGCCTTTCCAGTAACGATTAAGGACGCTTCGGATCAAGAAGTAGTAATTGAGGAAAAACCAGAAAAGCTAGTCTCTTTAATGCCTAGTAATACGGAAATTGTATTTGCGCTTGGACTAGGAGAGGAATTAGTGGGAGTTAGTGATTATGATAACTACCCACAAGAAGCGGCGGAAAAAGAGAAGGTAGGCGGAATGGAATTTAATGTGGAGAAAATAATCTCACTGAATCCAGATGTAGTATTAGCACATGCATCTAGCGCCCATAATTCCACGGAAGGATTGCAGCAAATCCGTGATGCTGGCATTGATGTTGTTATTGTGAATGATGCGTCTACTTTTGAGGATGTCTATAAAAGCATGAAAATGATTGGACAGGCTACGGGAACAGAAGCTGAAGCAGATAAGCTTGTTGCTGATATGAAAGAGAAGTTAGCTGCCATCAAGGAAAAAGCAGCAACGATTTCTGATAGTGACCAAAAATCTGTTTATATAGAAGTAAGCGAAGAGCCAAATTTGTTTACGACTGGTAAAAATACATTTATGCAAGAGATGCTTGATACGATTAATGCGAAGAATATTATTTCAGAAGAAGGCTGGATTCAAGTAGATCAAGAGGCAGTAATTGCAGCAAATCCTGATGCTATTATT from Niallia sp. FSL W8-0635 carries:
- a CDS encoding ABC transporter substrate-binding protein, with the translated sequence MKKFYSLFLAMLLVVGVLAGCGETKTENNNKEQSTAQEAAFPVTIKDASDQEVVIEEKPEKLVSLMPSNTEIVFALGLGEELVGVSDYDNYPQEAAEKEKVGGMEFNVEKIISLNPDVVLAHASSAHNSTEGLQQIRDAGIDVVIVNDASTFEDVYKSMKMIGQATGTEAEADKLVADMKEKLAAIKEKAATISDSDQKSVYIEVSEEPNLFTTGKNTFMQEMLDTINAKNIISEEGWIQVDQEAVIAANPDAIITTYGAYSEKSPIDQINSRKGWQEITAVKEKQIVDVDSDMVTRSGPRLVEGVEAVAKAVYPDVFK
- the sfsA gene encoding DNA/RNA nuclease SfsA yields the protein MSEKVFVGFPAELTKMTFVERPNRFILHCYHEETEQIERVHLADPGRLIELLIEGVTIYVLPSTNPNRKTKWTAVYVEFNDLLVSINTTYPNKLVELMLKTAIIEELAPYQWVKSEYTYGNSRWDFLLEDKEKNQLLLEVKSVTLASNGIGMFPDAVTKRGSKHVQELTVIAKEGTYKTAILFVVQREDVEIVTGAAEIDPVFAKNLEEAAKAGVQLLSYTCVLTEHGIELGNAIPVDPFLKIQ